A genome region from Haliotis asinina isolate JCU_RB_2024 chromosome 11, JCU_Hal_asi_v2, whole genome shotgun sequence includes the following:
- the LOC137255438 gene encoding sodium- and chloride-dependent GABA transporter 3-like gives MEHEKWGSQADYMMTVLGYSIGMGSMWKFPYMCMRNGGGAFLIPFLVFMIIGAVPCVFLEMAIGQFTQSGAVKVWNLCPPFRGMGIGNVLISVFYSTYYAALFSWLIYYFYHSFFPNIPWSNCDNQWNSPSCIPFNKVVDDPRNTSANVSGAFTSRVNAIYNSSALPNGTMNVSAITPAEEFWTLRVLQISDGLEHLGSMRWPLVGCLAITYTLAFLCLFRGIKVSGKVVYVTVGAPYILITVFLIRGCLLPGSAEGIYFYMYPQFQKLLNPEIWIEGCNYALLAHGIAFGCLPTMAGHNKHNNNCLRDALILGTAVALTSIYIGFAFFAIMGHVAHLRGVTVDSFQYSGYNLGFIAYPEAVASLPLPQLWSVLTFVNLMTLGFDSLLPCYEIAVTALSDQFPSLSRRRWVIILMVLVPCFLLGLLYMTQGGMYMLTLVDWYAFFPSVAVFGMLECIVVSWIFGTHRLQRVITLMCGKTIPRVLTFSLKFISPGLLLIIFCYSLYSYRPPNYGDYIYPTWATGFGWMISFGSILPLPIVFIWTVFKTDGNTIRDKLKKSLEPTMHWGLSSSPENTTEMM, from the exons ATGGAGCACGAAAAATGGGGTTCCCAAGCCGACTACATGATGACGGTTCTTGGCTATTCCATTGGAATGGGAAGCATGTGGAAATTCCCGTACATGTGTATGAGAAACGGCGGag GAGCATTCCTGATACCTTTTCTGGTGTTCATGATCATCGGCGCAGTTCCTTGTGTCTTTCTTGAAATGGCGATTGGTCAGTTCACACAGAGTGGAGCAGTTAAAGTCTGGAACCTGTGCCCACCGTTCAGAG GTATGGGAATTGGGAACGTCCTCATCAGCGTATTCTACAGTACCTACTATGCTGCCCTGTTTTCCTGGTTAATCTACTACTTCTACCACTCCTTCTTTCCCAACATTCCGTGGAGTAACTGTGACAATCAGTGGAACTCACCATCTTGTATACCGTTCAACAAAGTCGTCGATGACCCACGAAATACCTCTGCAAATGTTTCCGGAGCCTTTACCAGTAGGGTCAATGCCATTTACAACTCTTCTGCCTTGCCTAATGGGACAATGAATGTATCGGCAATCACACCGGCAGAGGAATTCTGGAC GTTAAGGGTCCTACAGATTAGCGACGGTCTGGAACATCTCGGTAGTATGCGGTGGCCTCTTGTTGGCTGTCTTGCTATCACATACACCCTGGCGTTCTTGTGTCTCTTTCGTGGGATCAAGGTTTCTGGAAAG GTGGTGTACGTCACCGTCGGTGCTCCTTACATCCTCATCACTGTTTTCCTTATCCGGGGCTGCCTACTTCCGGGTTCGGCTGAGGGGATATATTTCTACATGTACCCACAGTTTCAAAAGCTGCTGAATCCAGAG ATTTGGATCGAGGGTTGTAACTACGCCTTGCTCGCACACGGAATTGCGTTTGGATGTCTCCCAACAATGGCTGGACACAACAAACATAACAACAATTGCCTGAG GGACGCTTTGATTCTAGGTACCGCTGTTGCATTGACATCTATATACATCGGGTTTGCGTTCTTCGCCATCATGGGTCACGTTGCTCACCTTCGTGGTGTGACTGTAGATTCGTTCCAATACTCTG GATACAACCTCGGATTCATCGCATATCCAGAAGCCGTGGCATCACTCCCGTTGCCCCAGTTGTGGTCAGTCTTGACCTTTGTGAATTTGATGACCCTTGGATTCGACTCTCTG TTACCATGTTATGAGATAGCAGTAACAGCACTGTCAGATCAGTTTCCAAGCCTGTCTCGCCGGCGTTGGGTGATCATCCTCATGGTCCTGGTGCCATGCTTCCTCCTTGGTCTACTGTACATGACACAG gGAGGCATGTACATGCTTACTCTGGTGGACTGGTATGCGTTTTTCCCGTCAGTAGCAGTGTTTGGCATGCTGGAATGCATTGTGGTCAGTTGGATCTTTG GTACACATAGACTGCAGAGAGTCATCACATTAATGTGCGGGAAGACTATCCCGAGGGTCTTGACCTTTAGTCTGAAGTTTATCAGTCCAGGACTCCTACtg ATCATATTCTGCTACTCCCTGTACTCCTACCGACCCCCTAACTATGGGGACTACATCTATCCTACCTGGGCCACGGGATTTGGATGGATGATATCCTTTGGCTCGATTTTACCCTTGCCTATTGTCTTCATCTGGACGGTGTTCAAAACAGATGGAAACACAATCAGAGAC aAGTTAAAGAAGTCACTGGAACCTACCATGCACTGGGGATTATCTTCGTCGCCTGAAAACACCACGGAAATGATGTAG